Part of the Candidatus Omnitrophota bacterium genome, ATGAGAAAAGGAAGAATTCAGTTTCCGAAGAGGTTATTTTGCTGAAGAAAGAAGTCCTCAATTACAATAACTTCTTTAAACAGAATGACCTTAGTAAAATCATCAATATTATAGCCGGGATTGCCAAGGAAACAAATGTGCAGATTTTATCCATGAAGCCTGAAGAAAGCGTTAAGGCCGAACAAGACCTATATTACGAATACAGGTTTGACGTAAAGTTAAGCTGTAAAAGCTTTCATGATCTTGGCCGCTTTGTAAATAGGCTGGAGGATATGCCTGATGATATTTATTTTTCTATTTCAGGCCTCGGCATATCTTCTCCCTTTGCAGGCGGGGTAGTGAGCCAGACGCAGGCTGATCTGGGCTTAGAAGTAGATTTGAGTTTGAGGATTTATTACGTAAAGATTTAATTGTCATTCTGAGGTTAGATATGGGTAAGAAAAAAAATATTCTATTTTTTTCGGCGGTTTTAATATTAGGGTTAACGGCAGATGCCTTTGCGCAGGAAAACGTACTGAACCTTGACTTAGGAAGTATGCTTAAGCTTCCTAAGGAATATGCCGCCACTAACCTGAGGGACCCGTTTGAAAAGAGGTATAAGCAGGAAGAACAGAGGGCAGAAGAGGGCGCGTCAGGAGAGGCCGTTAATCTGCCGGAATTAAAGGTGCAGGGATTGATATGGGGCTCTGAATTGCCTCAGGCAATCATAAATAATAAAGTAGTTAAGGTTGGCGATACTATTTCCGGCGTAGAAATTCTGGAAATTAATGATAAGGGAATTACGGTATTATTTGATTATATAAAATATGATTTACCTGCTCCTGCGAGTGCTTATGTTACGGCGTTAACCGAAGCACAGACGCAGACAAAAGGAGGCCATAATGAAGAACGATAAAATCAGATTCTCTTTCTTAATCGCGGTTATGCTGATGCTTATGCCTGCAGTCGATTCCAGGGCCAATATGGATGCGCTTTATATGGGAGTAGACAAAACTATTTCCATGGATTTTCAGGATGCAAGCCTGAAAGACGTGATTAAGGTTTTTGCAATCCAGTCCGGCTTGAATTTCGTTGCTTCTGAAACCGTTCAAGACAGGAGAATAACGCTTTATTTTGATAAAGTTCCTTTGAAGGAAGCCATGGATAAGATATTTAAGGCCAACAGCCTTAGCTATGATTTAGATAAAGATTCAAATGTGTTCGTAGTCAAGGATTACGGTATGCCGCGTATTGAGACCGAGACTAAGGTTTTCTATCTGAAATATGCTACAGTTTCCAGTTCTTCTCTTAAGGAAGAGATGTCGAACAATCTTACCGGCGATAAGCAGAGCTCGGAGTTAGAGAGCGATTCAGGCTCTGGCGGCACTGAAGAAAAAGGCAAGTGGAAAATTGAAGAAGACTCAGGCATTACCCAGATTATCAAAAAGATGTTATCAGAATATGGTTCAGTTGTTGAAGACTATCGTACTAATAGCTTGATCGTAACAGATATACCCAGCAAAATGCCGATAATTACAAAGGCAATCGCAGCTTTGGATATTCCGGCTCCCCAGGTTATGCTTGAGGTAGAGATGCTGGATGTTAGCAAAAATTCAGTAGATAAACTGGGTTTCAAATATGGGCAAAGCCCCTTTACGGCTATTTTAACCGGCGCAACCAGATATACAACATTCCCCTTTAGCAGTTGGGTCGGCGGAGATCATAACGAGGGCACTACCAATCCTGCCGGGACCATAGCCACAGGCAATATCGCTATTAATACAGGCAATAATACATATAGTATAATTATGGATTTCTTAAAAACACAGACAGACACCAAGTATCTGGCCAGGCCCAGGATACTTACCTTAAATAATGAAACTGCAGAGATAAAAATTTCAACTAATGAAACTATAGGTGTTACGGTCCAGACTTCTACTACCGAAGGTACTGCTCAGACTTCTCAAGGTGTCCCGGAAAGGACTTTAACCGGCGTTACGTTGAGAGTTACGCCTCAGGTTAACCTGGAAACAGGCGAGATTACAATGTTTGTTTTACCGTCTGTAAAAGATACCTCCACGAGCACATTCACGATACAGGGTAGCTCTACACAATTTTTCAGAGACCCGGAAGAGCGTTCTACTAAGTCAGTCGTCAGGGTTAAAGACGGCGATACTGTTGTTTTGGGAGGATTGATCAGGAACCAAACCACAGAAGTAGTTACTAAAGTCCCCATTTTAGGCGATGTGCCGGTATTAGGTACTTTATTCAGGCATAAGTCAAAAGACCCGGGTAAGCAGAGAGAGCTTTTGGTGTTTATCACCCCGCGTATTGTCAAAGAAGATAATAAGATAGAATTAGCTCAGGTGGCCAATGTTAATACCCCAGATAGAGAGCAAAGCTTTTTTACAGTCGCTGACCGTCAATCAAATATCACCTCAGTTCTGGATAAATTCGACACCAAAAAGAAATAAATGCCTAAATCAAAATACCTGAAATTGGGAGAACTCTTGGTAAAAGAGAACCTTTTGACCGAATCCCAGTTGGAGAAGGCTATTAGCGTCCAAAGGCAGGAAGGCCTTCGTCTAGGGGAAATAATAGTCAAATTGGGCATGATTAAGGAAGACCAGCTTGTATCTGTTTTAGGTAAACAGCTGGGTATACCTTATTTTAGTTTTGGGACCGGCATGCTTAAGCCAACCTCTGATCAGGGGTTGGATCAATTGATCCCGCAGGAATTCGCGCTGAAAAATTCAATTCTTCCGTTATCAAGGACCTTGAATTCATTGACCGTAGCAATGGCAGATCCTTTAGACCTGATACTTATCGATAATCTGAAAAAACTGACTAATTGTGATATAAACCCTATTATTGCTACAAAGACTGATATCCAGAAAGCAATCGAAGAGTTTTATGGTAAATCGAGGATGCTTGAAGAAGCAGTGGAAGCCTCATATGACATAGACAGCTATTCAGTTGAGAAAGATGCAAACGTTGAGCAGGAGCTAAGCCTTGATAAATTGATCGCCCGCGCAGAAGAGGCACCGGTTGTAAAGCTGGTAGACCTTATAATCAGGCAGGCGATTTCAGAACGTGCATCAGACATACATATTGAGCCTTTTAAAGACAGGATATCCTTAAGGTACAGGATTGATGGTAAGCTTTATGAGATTCCTCCTCCGGCAAAACACCTGCACCTTCCGATAATATCAAGGGTCAAAATATTGAGTAAGCTTGATATTGCGGAGAAGCGCCTCCCTCAAGATGGGGCTATTTCGGTAAAAATTGACGAAAGGCAGATCGACCTGAGAGTTTCTACTATTCCTACTATTTACGGTGAAAAAGTGGTTATGAGGATCCTGGACCGTAGCGCTGTTGTGCTTGACTTAGGAGTGATGGGGTTTGAGCCTAAGCAATTGGAAGATTTAAGAAGGTGCATAAAAGCGCCATATGGGCTTATTTTCTTGACCGGCCCTACGGGTAGCGGGAAAACAACCACACTTTATGCCATATTAAATGAGATTAAGAGTCCGGATAGCAACATAGTCACTATTGAGGATCCGGTTGAGTATAAACTTGATGGTATAAATCAGGTGCAGATAAAGCCGGATATCGGCCTTACTTTTGCTGCGGCATTAAGGAGTTTTTTAAGGCAGGACCCGGATATTATGCTGGTAGGCGAGGTCAGGGATCTGGAAACAGCAGAGATATGTATGAGATCAGCCCTTACCGGGCATTTAGTTCTAAGCACCCTGCACACAAATGATGCGCCTTCAGCGGTAAGCAGGCTTATTGATATAGGAATCGAGCCGTATCTTATAACTCCTTCCTTAATTTGTGTTGTTGCGCAGAGATTGTTACGTAAACTTTGTCCCGAATGCAAAGAGGCTTATGAACCGACTCCTGAACAACTTGGCGGAGTTAAGCTTAATAGTGATTTGATTTATAGGGCTAAAGGCTGCTCTAAATGCAGCCAAATAGGGTATAAAGGCAGGACGACAATTTCAGAAATCATGGTGATGAACAATGATATCAGGGATTTAGTATCGCAAAGGGCATCATTTCAGAAAATAAAAGAAGTAGCCAGGGCAAAAGGCATGCAGACTTTATATGAATCCGGGATAAGAAAAGTAGAATTAGGTATTACATCTTTAGAGGAAGCGCTTTCGGTAACATTAGGAGTGGAATAATGGCTAAATATTTTTATACAGCCAGAGATGCTACTGGCAAAAAAGTCATAGGTTCAGAAGATGTGCCAAGTGAGGATGAGCTTATAAGCAGGCTGCAGGCGCAAAATTTAATTGTTATAGATGTCTCATCAGCCTATAAAGAAGGCGTAGTAGAACCCAAAGCCGTTACTGAAAAGAGAGAACAAACCAAGATAAAATTTCATTCAAAAAAAGGCCATGGCAGGGTTACTACTCAGGATCTTATGCTTTTCTGCCGGCAGCTTACAACCTTGCTTGGCGCCGGCGTTACTATCCTGAAGAGCCTTGATATCATAACTAAACAGGTGTCAAGCCGGAAGCTATTTGAAGTAATAAAGGGCCTGCAAAAACATATGGAAGCGGGTTTGAGCCTTCATGAAGCAATGGCTAAATTTCCTAAAGTATTTTCTGAATTATGGGTTAATCTGGTTGAAAGTGGAGAGGCCAGCGGTAACTTGCCGGTTGTTTTAAACAGATTAGCTTCTTATCTTGAGAGAAACGCCGCTTTTAAAGCGAAAATAATTTCAGCTTTGATTTATCCTTGCATACTCCTGGTTGCCGGAACAGGAGCGCTCTTGTTTTTAACAATTAAGATTATCCCGACTTTTGCCGAAATATTTGATAGTTTTAACGTCACTCTGCCATTTATAACATTGATGCTGATTAAGACCAGCGATATCTTGCGCAAGTACCTGGTTGTATTTATAGTAATCGTTGTTTCCGGTTATTTTACTTTCAGGCAGTATATACGCACCCCTATGGGCAGAAGGCAATGGGAGTCATTTTTATTGAAGCTGCCGGCTTTCGGCGATTTTTACAAGGCGCTACTTACCGAAAGGTTTTCTTCAGAAATGTCAACGCTTATTGAGAGCGGTGTGCCGATAATGTATGCTTTAGAGATAGTAGAGCGCAGTGTCGGTAACCTGACCATGGGCGATATCATAAAAGACATAAAAGAGGCGGTAAGAGACGGTAAATCATTAAATAAGCCTTTTGATGACAGCGGTTTCTTTGAGCCGATGGTGACGCAAATGGTAAGTGTTGGCGAAGAAATCGGAGAATTGCCCCAGATGTTTAAAAGGATCAATACTTTTTATCAGGAATATGTTGAGACGGCGCTGGCGCGTTTTACTTCCATGTTTGAGCCGCTGATGCTGGTTTTTATAGGTGGAGTAATCGGAATTATGGTCGTAGGCATGTTTTTACCCATATTTAAGTTAACGCAGATGCGCGGATAAAAGCATTGCTTTCATAATAACCTTATTATATAATATATTTCGAAAGGAGGGATGAATACGGGATAAACTCGATTTTTTCTTCTTTTAAAATCATTTTATAAAGAGAGGAGTTCAAATGAATAAGAAAGGTTTTACGCTTTTGGAATTAGTAGTCGTCATAATTATTTTAGGTGTTTTAGCTACGTTGGGTATTCAACAGTATGGTAGAATGGTTGAAAGGTCAAGAGGCGCTGAGGCGCGTACCATTTTAGGCCAGATACGTTCAGCTGCAGCAGCATATCAGTTGGAAAGAGGTAATACCAACGGGTTTAATGCTGTGCATGCCGGCATAGGAAACTCTATTGACCAGGTTCCGAACGCTTGCAGGACCACGCATTTCTTTAGCTATGCAGTGGCTTCTACAGCTACGACAGTTACAGGAACAGCAACC contains:
- a CDS encoding type II secretion system protein GspE, whose translation is MPKSKYLKLGELLVKENLLTESQLEKAISVQRQEGLRLGEIIVKLGMIKEDQLVSVLGKQLGIPYFSFGTGMLKPTSDQGLDQLIPQEFALKNSILPLSRTLNSLTVAMADPLDLILIDNLKKLTNCDINPIIATKTDIQKAIEEFYGKSRMLEEAVEASYDIDSYSVEKDANVEQELSLDKLIARAEEAPVVKLVDLIIRQAISERASDIHIEPFKDRISLRYRIDGKLYEIPPPAKHLHLPIISRVKILSKLDIAEKRLPQDGAISVKIDERQIDLRVSTIPTIYGEKVVMRILDRSAVVLDLGVMGFEPKQLEDLRRCIKAPYGLIFLTGPTGSGKTTTLYAILNEIKSPDSNIVTIEDPVEYKLDGINQVQIKPDIGLTFAAALRSFLRQDPDIMLVGEVRDLETAEICMRSALTGHLVLSTLHTNDAPSAVSRLIDIGIEPYLITPSLICVVAQRLLRKLCPECKEAYEPTPEQLGGVKLNSDLIYRAKGCSKCSQIGYKGRTTISEIMVMNNDIRDLVSQRASFQKIKEVARAKGMQTLYESGIRKVELGITSLEEALSVTLGVE
- a CDS encoding type II secretion system F family protein; protein product: MAKYFYTARDATGKKVIGSEDVPSEDELISRLQAQNLIVIDVSSAYKEGVVEPKAVTEKREQTKIKFHSKKGHGRVTTQDLMLFCRQLTTLLGAGVTILKSLDIITKQVSSRKLFEVIKGLQKHMEAGLSLHEAMAKFPKVFSELWVNLVESGEASGNLPVVLNRLASYLERNAAFKAKIISALIYPCILLVAGTGALLFLTIKIIPTFAEIFDSFNVTLPFITLMLIKTSDILRKYLVVFIVIVVSGYFTFRQYIRTPMGRRQWESFLLKLPAFGDFYKALLTERFSSEMSTLIESGVPIMYALEIVERSVGNLTMGDIIKDIKEAVRDGKSLNKPFDDSGFFEPMVTQMVSVGEEIGELPQMFKRINTFYQEYVETALARFTSMFEPLMLVFIGGVIGIMVVGMFLPIFKLTQMRG
- a CDS encoding prepilin-type N-terminal cleavage/methylation domain-containing protein; this encodes MNKKGFTLLELVVVIIILGVLATLGIQQYGRMVERSRGAEARTILGQIRSAAAAYQLERGNTNGFNAVHAGIGNSIDQVPNACRTTHFFSYAVASTATTVTGTATRCTSGGKTPNAATALTLNLNSNFASGADTWGGTGGY